The Microlunatus soli genome contains the following window.
TATGTACAAGAGATACGCCTCGCCCGGCCTGGGAGAAGCAAGCGGAAGGAACCTGAGTTCGCTGTGACTGACACAATTACTGCCAAGGACCCCAGCCAGCTGCCGGAAGGTTGGACCGACCTCGACACCAAGGCCGTCGACACCGTTCGCGCACTGGCCGCCGACGCGGTCCAGGGGCCGCAGGCCGGGCATCCCGGGACGGCGATCAGCCTGGCGCCGGCGGCGTACCTGCTCTTCCAGAAGGTGATGCGGCACGATCCGTCGGACACCAACTGGGTCGGTCGCGACCGATTCGTGCTGAGCGCCGGGCACTCCTGCCTGACCCTGTACATCCAGTTCTACCTGGGTGGCTTCGGTCTGGAGCTGGACGACCTGAAGTCGCTGCGGACCTGGGACTCCAAGACCCCCGGCCACCCCGAGTACGGTCACACCGCAGGCGTCGAGGTCACCACCGGACCGCTCGGTCAGGGCGTCGGCAACGCTGTCGGGATGGCGATGGCCGCCCGCCGGCAGCGTGGCCTGCTGGACCCGGACGCGGCCCCCGGGACCAGCCCGTTCGACTACCAGATCTACTCGATCGCCTCAGACGGCGACATCGAGGAGGGCATCTCCTCCGAGGCGTCCTCGCTGGCCGGCACCCAGCGGCTGGGCAACCTGACGCTGATCTACGACAACAACAAGATCTCCATCGAGGACGACACCAACATCGCCCTCAGCGAGGACACCGCGAAGCGCTACGAGGCGTACGGCTGGCACGTCCAGACCGTCGACTGGACCAACGACGGCAAGAGCTACGGCGAGAACATCAAGGCCCTGAACGACGCCCTGGCGGCCGCCCGCGAGGTCACCGACCGGCCTAGCTTCATCGATCTTCGGACGATCATCGCGTGGCCGTCCCCCGGCAAGCAGGGCACCGGCGCCGCGCACGGTTCGTCGCTGGGCGACGACGAGGTCAAGGCGCTGAAGGAGGTCATCGGGTTCGACGCGAGCAAGACCTTCGACGTCGACCCGGCCGTCCTGGAGCACACCCGGGGCCTGGTCCAGCGCGGTAAGGATGCGCACGCCGAGTGGCAGAAGTCGTTCGACGCCTGGGCCTCGAAGAATGCCGACGGCAAGGCGATGTTCGAGCGGCTGACCAAGCGGGAGCTCACCCCCGGCTGGGAGAAGGCGCTGCCGACCTTCGACGCCGACGAGAAGGGTGTCGCGTCCCGGGCCGCGTCGGGCAAGGTGCTGACCGCGCTCGCGCCGGTGCTGCCGGAGCTGTGGGGCGGCTCGGCCGACCTGGCCGGTTCGAACAACACCACCCCGGACGGCCAGCCCAGCTTCCTGCCCGAGGACCGGCAGTCCAAGAAGTTCTCCGGCTCGCCGTACGGTCGGGTGCTGCACTTCGGCATCCGCGAGCACGCGATGGGCGCGATCATGAACGGGATCGCGGTGTCCACCGGGCTCCGGGTCTACGGCGGCACCTTCCTCACCTTCTCCGACTACATGCGGCCGA
Protein-coding sequences here:
- the tkt gene encoding transketolase, whose translation is MTDTITAKDPSQLPEGWTDLDTKAVDTVRALAADAVQGPQAGHPGTAISLAPAAYLLFQKVMRHDPSDTNWVGRDRFVLSAGHSCLTLYIQFYLGGFGLELDDLKSLRTWDSKTPGHPEYGHTAGVEVTTGPLGQGVGNAVGMAMAARRQRGLLDPDAAPGTSPFDYQIYSIASDGDIEEGISSEASSLAGTQRLGNLTLIYDNNKISIEDDTNIALSEDTAKRYEAYGWHVQTVDWTNDGKSYGENIKALNDALAAAREVTDRPSFIDLRTIIAWPSPGKQGTGAAHGSSLGDDEVKALKEVIGFDASKTFDVDPAVLEHTRGLVQRGKDAHAEWQKSFDAWASKNADGKAMFERLTKRELTPGWEKALPTFDADEKGVASRAASGKVLTALAPVLPELWGGSADLAGSNNTTPDGQPSFLPEDRQSKKFSGSPYGRVLHFGIREHAMGAIMNGIAVSTGLRVYGGTFLTFSDYMRPSVRLASLMKLPVTYVWTHDSIGLGEDGPTHQPVEHLTALRAIPGLDVVRPADANETAWAWKTILEHSDRPAGLILSRQALPTFPRDTDGFAAADGTAKGGYVLKDSEGDPEVILIGTGSEVQLAVKAAEQLAADGVKARVVSMPCVEWFFEQDEAYRESVLPAGVKARVSVEAGIALGWRGLIGDAGRAVSLEHFGASAAAGVLFEEFGFTPAKVVEAANESIAAAKSGGNPTHPLTSGPSGPADTLDEPGATIS